The genome window ggagtgtACAGGGAGGAACAAgaaaaaaagaggaacctcaaatgccagAGTGGAGAAGGGAAAGAACGGAAAAGGGAAAGTGTGGTGAGACTGTTCGTCTGTCAGTGACAGAtgatgcagaacattcccaaaaacaccccagacatgttccccaagggaggggaaaaagaatagcaagtgtATAGACATGCAGCAAGGTAGGGTAAAGATGCTGCAAAGACTGGGGCACCCAAGCATGAACCTGCCAGAGTAGCAAGCCTCCTTGGGTTGGTGGTAGAATGTATGGGACTGGTCTTGCATgcaagtctattacagggatatgagccatgaggcaaaggATTGGGAGCAGAAGTTgtgtgatgggaggatgtatgacaggtcttgcatctgggtctattaAGGGGACATGACCCATGacacaaggggttgggagcaggagttgtgtgcAGATGGACAGTAACTTCTCTTCCCAACCCCCTTCCCTcagatccctgtaatagacctagatgcaagacctgtcccataccaccaccaccaccaccaccaccaccaccaccaccacctgttacAATCCGATGACAATGACTTATCCCaccaaagacagggctacctgtgaaaacagtAATGATCTACTAGCAAAGTTGTAACTACTGTGCTGcactctacatgggcatgacaatcaAGCTGTCTGGCCACATGAATGCGCACTGACAAACTTTGGCCAAGAAACAGGACCTTGCTGAGCACGCCGTCCAACACTACGTTCTCCATTTCAATAACTATTCCAGTAACGCACCCAgtcttcttacttctctcctttcctgctaATCCCCCCTCCATCTAACCTCTCAACTGCacgtagctgccctaccctctctgcaCCTCATGCCTGCACACTCCCACTAGGAAACTTTACCATCCACAACCCTACCTTGCTACGCTTCCCCCTCCTGGCACCAGCTTCTTCCTTACCCATACCTGGTTGCCTATCCCATCATATCTTGCTCTTTGATCTCTGGTTTCAGCTGCCAGATACTGGTCATTTGCTTGAGAGTTTCCCTGACAGACGCACGTATTTTCAACATAGATCTTGTTGGCTGAGAGCTTTATTTTTGCGAGTCTTCCTGtagtgcctatttgcgactcagcatctctgccgtatggtgagtagcaactatctgtTTCACAATATTATTACAAAGACTTATAACACAGACAGTATCCATGATGCAAAAGTTGTTCTAAAAATGCTTAGGAATCTCAGTGATTAAAATTGTATCCACAGTGAAATAAATTTAGCAGATGAACTGGCTTTATTTATCCACCATACAATAAAAATGATTCCAATTGTTATGCTGCTCCTAGTGACAATGAAAGACATGTCAGTTTCAATGACACTGGTGAAGAATTTCTTTTGTAACCAATGGAAGtacaagccatttcaaaacagAACAGGCAATGTTACACAGCTCGTGATACATGGTAACATTGGAAATGACAACGTACCAGAGCAatcaaaatctaaaaaaatacCATGCAAGTAGATGAAAAGGAACTGAATACCACAAATGTTGGCAGTCAAGCAGAGCCATTTCGTGTGGCTGAAGCACTCCCTTAAGAGAACCACACCCTGcgtatctaacccatgttaaattAGGCACGTATTTGACCCATtgctgaaaaaactatttgatgcaggaccttaatacagggtgtttcaaaaatgaccggtatatttgaaacggcaataaaaactaaacgagcagcgatagaaatacaccgtttgttgcaatatgcttgggacaacagtacattttcattttcaggcagacaaactttcgaaattacagtagttacaactttcaacaacagatggcgctgcggtctgggaaactctatagtacgatattttccacatatccaccatgcgtagcaataatatggcgtagtctctgaatgaaattacccgaaacctttgacaacgtgtctggcggaatggcttcacatgcagatgagatgtactgcttcagctgttcaattgtttctggattctggtggtacacctggtctttcaagtgtccccacagaaagaagtcacaggggttcatgtctggcgaagagggaggccaatccacgccgcctcctgtatgtttcggatagcccaaagcaatcacacgatcatcgaaatattcattcaggaaattaaagacgtcggccgtgcgatgtggccgggcaccatcttgcataaaccacgaggtgttcgcagtgtcgtctaaggcagtttgtactgccacaaattcacgaagaatgtccagatagcatgatgcagtaatcgtttcggatctgaaaaatgggccaatgattcctttggaagaaatggcggcccagaccagtactttttgaggatgcagcgacgatgggactgcaacatggggcttttcggttccccatatgcgccagttctgtttattgacgaagccgtccaggtaaaaataagcttcgtcagtaaaccaaatgctgcccacatgcatatcgccgtaatcaatcctgtgcactatatcgttagcgaatgtctctcgtgcagcaatggtagtggcgctgaggggttgccgcgtttgaattttgtatggatagaggtgtaaactctggcgcatgagacgatacgtggacgttggcgtcatttggaccgcagctgcaacacggcgaacggaaacccgaggccgctgttggatcacctgctgcactagctgcgcgttgccctctgtggttgccgtacgcggtcgccctacctttccagcatgttcatccctcacgttcccagtccgttgaaatttttcaaacagatcctttagtgtatcgcttttcggtcctttggttacattaaacctccattgaaaacttcgtcttgttgcaacaacactgtgttctaggcggtggaattccaacaccagaaaaatcctctgttctaaggaataaaccatgttgtctacagcacacttgcacgttgtgaacagcacacgcttacagcagaaagacgacgtacagaatggcgcacccacagactgcgttgtcttctatatctttcacatcacttgcagcgccatctgttgttgaaaattgtaactactgtaatttcgaaagtttgtctgcctgaaattgtactgttgtcccaatcatattgcaacaaactgtgtatttctatcgctgctcgtttagtttttattgccgtttcaaatataccggtcatttttgaaacaccctgtgttttcactgtatattacatgatgctaatagtcaactgtactaaaatctactttattcattttatagtttttaagaaaaatttttgtgaacttcctaatgggggaatattaatgaatgtagtaccagaggtggcttttaatgttatgcagagtctctgaaaatttcattcatttatctttgatagtttctgatataaaggggcatgtgtactgaaaattttagtttgcagtaaactgactttaaagaaaacttttgaaatttgttacttacagttacttaaaactgtcctgctgcatatgatggcccttctttggcctctagcaggtcttccagcttttttttttcaccttcctggatgtttgtcttgctttcttgtccATATTATTAGATGCAGAACTGTCTGCATCGGCTAACCTCATTttattgcaatgttgcaacccagtgGTCATATTTTCACccggattaattcccagctttttcagtatccaccactttccaatattaccacagttgaatgtaataacagcatcacaaACTCCTAGTTTccttgtatgcatgcctacaaatacagttttaggaaggcggttccaagttatgctgttgaaacattcatttcggATCTGTGCCTGCCCAAGCGGGCATTTCCTTACAAggccaggatgagccaagtctctgaaaatctgtttaattgctgtaataacagcagcaggaagaaaatgctggtgagaataagatttcCAGAgctctattgtatttgcaccacgaattttctccatTGACACAATCCATGACggattatcatcagtagaggacttatggaagaatatggcccaaacacctctcttcattgcctccagattttctttatttctcctaattgcctgcccatggtatacctgcaagttttctgtaacaaCTACTTGCAATCACACTTTAACAAAACTAacagcgtgttgtttacaaacaccagaaacaaaataccgaccattgcattccaaggatagccaacacacccGGGAATAAAAAAATCCCTAATGTGCAgggtaggggatataaagatctaaaatatgtgCAGAAAAACGGGTaacaaaagtgggcgtggcacaaaCACACATGGTAGGATATTGCTCTTTAAATGcttgaaacaaaaatttttcagcaaaatccttttcagagcacTTAAATAAAACAATATATCGAAATACTATGAAAATCGATTTTTTCGATCTGAaccatggtgtggtccccttaagatgCATGTAATCATGCCGCAACTAACCTTAGTACAGCTCTACAACACAGTGATGGGAGGTGGTGTTTTTGACAAACTGCAAAGTCTGCACAGGACCAGCATCCACCCCCAATATAATGGTAATTATCTCTTGTTAGAGTCTGCCTTGACAGTAGTCTTGTCAGTATTTGGATGCTGTACAAAAAACTGAAGAACATAAATCTGTTGGAGTTTTGACGAAGTATTGTACTAACTACTGATATCTCCATAAATGGTTAAACCTCGAGGGCCCATGCTAAAATCCAGGAAAGGTGTACCATACGATATCTGCATAGATAATGTTAGACACCCGgccaaaaaattcacaaaaatgtaaaaattgtgaaaaatttcaCTGTATAAAACTTAATGTTGGTCTTTTGCAATACCACaggtacaaactgtgcaaaatacAGAAAACTTCGCTTATATGTGATGTTAAGCATCCTTCAGACTTTCTTCAATACCATTAATGACTTGAATTATAAAGGGGGGAAAATAGTAACATCAGTTTTTATGACTAAAATGATTAACATTATTTCCCTAGTACACAGAGTTTTTGGCATTCATCAGTTGACATGACGTTGACTAATGCCCAAACCTGCAGCAATATACCTGAATAAAATCTTCAAGGGGTTCCTAACAGTAATGTGGCTATATAAGATTTGCTGATTTAACAGGATAGCTTTTGTTACTAGTATGCATAATCATTTATTAGGTATGAACAATACAACAGTTTGCTAATGATGATGCTGCACTATTCCAGTGCATTTACTCAGTTTCTGTAACTACCAATGTTTCAGCTGAAATGATAACTACAATCACagcacaagaatttccatgcaggctGTCTGCATCTACagatcaaaattgagttgactggGGCAAATGTGTTCAACAACCTTTCACATTAATAAAGTAAGGGAATGGGCAGCCaacaaattcaaaagaaaaatgaaatctaCCCCTCCAGCAAATAAAAATTATATGAATATCTAGAGTCACACCTTGAAAATACTTGCTAGCTGCATCGCAAGCAGCAGTGTTCATTTTAAAACATGAGAAGTAGCACATTCACATCTCCtgtgtttattttcttttaataatgtgaATGTCTTCAAGCAATTATGTGACTACTATCACTTTTTGTGAATGATTCAACATACATTCATTACAGAAAATATTCACAGCAGTTAACCTGTATCAAAACATGTCACTAATTTCATTTTAAAGATACTAATAATTATGGAAGTTTTATAGTATCAACTGGCagcttgaaacacacacacacacacacacacacacacacacacacacacacacacacacacacaaacacaaactgcCAGATCACTGTGTTCACTTTAAAATTACCACACTTTTAGTTCACCAGTGCTCATGCTATTGAAGTAAATGGTCATGGGTGACTTGCTGTATTCAGGAGTGCAATTTTACAAATGTGGTATCCAAGGCTGCCAGAGTAACAAAATTCACAAACACATTTATAAGAACTttaaatattaaaaactttattcACACACAATTGCATTATAACATTACTGTCCATCAGCAGTTGGCATCGAACGAATGATATCCGAGTCTCCTGGGTCTGTGATGGATAGTGTGCAAACCCTGAAATATTTTCCACATGCTGTTCCAAGTTCAATGTTATTACCAGAATAGTGATGAACTCCAGTCTTTGCCAACATGGCATAGTATTCAATTTCTGATTTCCTGTAACAGAAAGAAATCTGTCAAATTAAGGTGTAGTAGTACAACAGTGCAAGAACCCTTACCATAGGTAAGGATGGTAATTACACAGAACAGGCAAACTAATCCCATAATCTCTTCAAGAATGTTATGTGATTAAGTCATAGCAACTTGTTTGTTTGCCAAAAATTACATTTGAAAAGGGTTCAACTGCATGAACTTTAAAAAAATCTGCTCTTAAAGTAGGCTTGGATATcaacattgcacacacacacacacacacacacacacacacacacacacacacacacacagacagagagagagagagagagagagagagagagagagagagagagagagagagagagagaggggcttgGCCCTTAAAAGGAGGATATCTGATGAAATACAAATGTCAATTTTTGTTCAAAATAGTTTATGTATCTCACACAATCTGCAAACTTTGGTCAcaatagtgtttgtaaactgaacaAAAATGTGTGCATACTTCT of Schistocerca serialis cubense isolate TAMUIC-IGC-003099 chromosome 2, iqSchSeri2.2, whole genome shotgun sequence contains these proteins:
- the LOC126458293 gene encoding 60S ribosomal protein L30; this translates as MVAQKKQKKAMESINSRLALVMKSGKYVLGLKQTLKSLRQGKAKLVIIANNTPPLRKSEIEYYAMLAKTGVHHYSGNNIELGTACGKYFRVCTLSITDPGDSDIIRSMPTADGQ